From the Ctenopharyngodon idella isolate HZGC_01 chromosome 3, HZGC01, whole genome shotgun sequence genome, one window contains:
- the LOC127509451 gene encoding oocyte zinc finger protein XlCOF6-like isoform X1 translates to MVFVKEESEEDMSEPEPWRIKHEEQGGLMKVKEERQDLNEVEEKPQHQKAHDVNTGEKTLSCHKTENSCSQSSIQVTEVTRPFTCSQCGNTFKHKGSLKRHMLIHTGKRPFICSQCGKSFTQKGHFNEHVRIHTSEKAYTCPQCGKTFTRKGSLKRHISIHTGKNPFTCSKCGKRFTCKGNLNYHLETHTEEKAFTCTQCGKTFRCKETLENHKLIHAGIKPFTCTQCGKTFRCKETLENHMLIHAGIKPFSCSQCGKSFTHKGSLKSHMLIHSGTRPFSCSQCGNRFKHKGSLKVHMLIHIGKRPFICSHCGKRFTQKGQLNEHVRIHASEKPFTCPQCGKTFSRKRSLKKHMSIHTGIKPFSCSQCGKSFTCKGSLDYHLITHTKEKAFSCSQCGKTFRCKETLENHMLIHAGIKPFSCSQCGNMFKHKGSLKTHMLIHTGTRPFICSHCGKRFTQKGQLNEHVRIHTSEKPFSCPQCGKTFSRKGSLKLHMSVHTGIKPFTCSQCGKSFTCKGNLNYHLVNHTEEKPFSCPQCGKTFRCKETLENHILIHAGIKPFTCPQCGNTFKHKGSLKSHMLIHTGTRPFICSQCGKCFTHKGHLNEHEITHASEKPFTCPQCGTSFTRKGSLKKHMSIHTGMKPLVCSQCGKSFTHEGHLNDHLATHTDGKSFTCSHCGKTFTCKETLENHMLIHAGIKPFSCSQCGNTFKHKGSLKRHMLIHTGTRAFACSQCGKSFTHKGHLNEHVLIHALEKPFTCSQCGNSFTRKGSLKKHMLIHTGIRPFTCSQ, encoded by the coding sequence GAAAACAGTTGCTCACaaagcagcattcaagtaacaGAAGTCACAAGACCTttcacctgctctcagtgtggaaacacTTTCAAACATAAAGGAAGCCTTAAGAGGCACATGTTAATTCATACTGGAAAAAGGCCTTTCATCTGCTcgcagtgtggaaagagttttacacagAAAGGACACTTTAATGAGCATGTGCGAATTCACACTTCAGAAAAGGCTTacacctgccctcagtgtggaaagactttCACACGCAAAGGAAGCCTGAAGAGGCACATATCAATTCATACTGGAAAAAATCCTTTCACCTGCTCTAAGTGTGGAAAGCGTTTTACATGTAAAGGTAATCTTAATTATCATTTGGAAACTCACACTGAAGAAAAGGCTTTcacctgcactcagtgtggaaagactttCAGGTGCAAAGAAACCCTTGAGAATCACAAGTTAATTCATGCTGGAATAAAGCCTTTtacctgcactcagtgtggaaagactttCAGGTGTAAAGAAACCCTTGAGAatcacatgttaattcatgctggaATAAAGCCTTTcagctgctctcagtgtggaaagagttttacacaTAAAGGAAGCCTTAAGAgtcacatgttaattcattcTGGAACAAGGCCTTTCAGCTGCTCGCAGTGTGGAAACCGTTTCAAACATAAAGGAAGCCTTAAGGTTCACATGTTAATTCATATTGGAAAAAGGCCTTTCATCTGCTCCCACTGTGGAAAACGTTTTACACAGAAAGGACAACTTAATGAGCATGTGCGAATTCACGCTTCagaaaagcctttcacctgccctcagtgtggaaagactttCTCACGTAAAAGAAGCTTGAAGAAGCACATGTCAATTCATACTGGAATAAAGCCTTTctcctgctctcagtgtggaaagagttttacttGTAAAGGAAGTCTTGATTATCATTTGATAACTCACACTAAAGAAAAGGCTTTcagctgctctcagtgtggaaagactttCAGGTGTAAAGAAACCCTTGAAAatcacatgttaattcatgctggaATAAAGCCTTTcagctgctctcagtgtggaaacatGTTCAAACATAAAGGAAGCCTTAAGACTCACATGTTAATTCATACTGGAACAAGGCCTTTCATCTGCTCCCATTGTGGAAAGCGTTTTACACAGAAAGGACAACTTAATGAGCATGTGCGAATTCACACTTCAGAAAAGCCTTTCagctgccctcagtgtggaaagactttCTCGCGTAAAGGAAGCCTGAAGTTGCACATGTCAGTTCATACTGGAataaagcctttcacctgctctcagtgtggaaagagttttacatgTAAAGGAAATCTTAATTATCATTTGGTAAATCACACTGAAGAAAAGCCTTTCagctgccctcagtgtggaaagactttCAGGTGTAAAGAAACCCTTGAGAATCACATTTTAATTCATGCTGGAATAAAGCCTTTCACCTGTCCTCAGTGTGGAAACACTTTCAAACATAAAGGAAGCCTTAAGAGTCACATGTTAATTCATACTGGAACAAGGCCTTTCatctgctctcagtgtggaaagtgtTTTACACATAAAGGACACCTTAATGAGCATGAGATAACTCATGCTTCAGAAAAGCCTTTCACTTGCCCCCAGTGTGGAACCAGTTTCACACGTAAAGGAAGCCTGAAGAAGCACATGTCGATTCATACTGGAATGAAGCCTTTGGTGTGCtcccagtgtggaaagagttttacacaTGAAGGACACCTTAATGATCATTTGGCAACTCACACTGACGGAAAGTCTTTCACCTGCTCTCATTGTGGAAAGACTTTCACGTGTAAAGAAACCCTTGAGAatcacatgttaattcatgctggaATAAAGCCTTTcagctgctctcagtgtggaaacacTTTCAAACATAAAGGAAGTCTTAAGAGACACATGTTAATTCACACTGGAACAAGGGCTTTCGCCTGCtcccagtgtggaaagagttttacacaTAAAGGACACCTTAATGAgcatgtgctaattcatgctttAGAAAAGCCTTTtacctgctctcagtgtggaaactCTTTCACACGTAAAGGAAGCCTTAAGAAACACATGTTAATTCATACTGGAATAAGGCCTTTCACCTGCTCTCAATAG